In Zonotrichia leucophrys gambelii isolate GWCS_2022_RI chromosome 11, RI_Zleu_2.0, whole genome shotgun sequence, the genomic window ccctatGACCCTTCCCCTgatccttcccctccccagggctcccagccccaggggcactcACGGGTGCATGGACTCATCGTGGCCGTGCTGCTCCCGCACCGCTGTGGCCGTGGAGACATTGGGGGCCCCGACCACGGTCCTCAGGGCCTCCACGAAGTCAGGGGGCAGCGAGGGCTGCGGGGGAACAACGAGCGCCCGTCAGGGATGCCCTGGACAGGGTCTGATCGCGGGCACGAGGCCGAGCGGCCACGTCAGGGCCCGAGAGGCCTTTGGAGCCCCGGCCCCaccttggagcagcagctgcggcgccccagggctgctgccagcgcCAGCACCCTCCGCAGGGCCATGTTGCAACGGGACAAGAACGGCACCATGGGAACTGCACGGGACTGGGACATTGCCCTCCCCCGCAGCCTGTCTGGCCCTCCCCCACGCTGACACCTTAAGGTGGCTCCAGCCACGCGCCAGTGTGTCCCTGCCAGAGGGACCTGGGTCCCACCGGTGCCTGTGCTCATgttcctgtgctgtcccctgcctgggCCGAGTCACTGCATTCACCATGGCCCCACCATGACAGGTGTCCCCATGCCTGCTCAAGtatccctgcagctgggcaggggtcCATGACCCCATAGGAGACCACATGTTCCCACGCTCCTCCCTTCCCTATGAGGGGTCTGCATGCCCCCTGCCCCTCTGTTCCTGTGTGCAACCAGGCTTCTCCATTTGGGCACAGGAGTCACCATGTGCCCCTGTCTAtctgtccccattcccaagCAGGTGTCACCAAGCCCCCCTGTTCatctgtccctgttcccagccaggtgtccccatgccaCTCAACACTCCTGGACAGGTGTCCTCTGGCCCAGAGAACTGACCACAGCCCACCGCATCTCCCCACCCTCAGTCTGCCCcgtgccctgctcccaggtgtCCCGGCATGGTGACAAGGACACAGTGTAGTCGGGGGGGTGGAATCGTTTATTGCGGGCCTCAGTTGGCCTCCAGGATGGAGTCGATCCAGTCGCGGAGCTTGGTGACACGGGCGTACACGCCAGGAGTCTTGGTGTcgcaggtgctgctgccccaggagaCGATGCCCACCAGGTTCCAGGCGCCGTCCTTCTGGCACACCAGCGGGCCCCCGGAGTCGCCCTGCACGGGGCAAAAggtgagcacagggacagggtccAGGGCCAATGTGGGCTGTGGGGGCCAGGGGCACCTACCATGCAGGAAGTGGCTCCATCGGCGCCGGCACAGACCATCACATCGCGGATGCGGAAGCCCCAGAACTCCTTGCACTGGGTGTTggagagcaggggcagagccacCTGCTGCAGCACGGCCGGAGTGTGAGAGGCTACGGGGAGAGGGCCACGTCAGCGCCGGCACcgggagtgggaatggggaaggggctgggacgGGGAGGGCAGCACCGTGAGGTGCAGTTACCATTGGGGTCAGTGAGCCCCCAGCCAGTGGTGACACAGGTCATTCCCCCCGGGAATTCATCAGTGGCCTTGGGCAGGCAGACGGGGGACACGCGATCCGACAGCTGAGCAGGAGTGGCCAGTTTGATCAGGGTGATGTCGTCGTGGATGGTCAGCATGTTGAACTTGGGGTTCTTGAAGACCTGAAGCACGCAGCACTGCTCTCAGCACCCACGCCCCCTGCCAGGGTGCCGGGCACTGGGCACTCCACAGGGATCAGTAGGGACCTTGGGGACCAATGGGGACCccgggggctgctcctgtgggtCCCGTGATGGCAGAGTGTCTGAGCTGCAGGGCCCAGTCCCTGcgacacagggacacccccggTCATGTCCCCTGCTGGGATGAAATGGACCCTGAGGCCTGAACCCCTATGCCTCGTGAGTTCCTGAGAACTTGGGGACATGCAGGACACCTGACCTGAAGGAtgagtgggagcagggacaccccaggggaTTGCCGTGCAGGGATGTGGGACACCATGGACACCTCGGGGAACCCTGACCCTCCGGAGAAGGGGACCCGGGGACTCctcaggagcacaaaccccaggACAAGGGGGACCCGGACATAAGCCCCCAGGCCGCCTGTGGTGGCCGCGGGATCCCGCAGGCACACGGACCCCGCCCCGCAGGTACCTTCTCGATTTTCAGCTCCTGCTGATCAGGGCCGGGTGCGTCCTGGTCGTAGGCGCCCACCACCACGGTGTCGGTTttcctgggcacaggcaggcGCTGAGCACGGCGCACCGGCACCGCGGGTTCCCAGGGCACCCCGTGCCcgtgcccagccccggcccggcccgcagcACAGCCGGTGCCTACCTGACGCCGCAGTGCGCAGCGGTGACCACCCAGTTCTCGCTGATCAGGGAGCCGCCGCAGAAGTGGAAGCCGTTGTAGCGCTGCCGGGGAGAGCTGCCCTCAGCGCCCGGCACCAGCGGCAGCACCGAGGCCGGCGTGCTCCGTGCCCGGGCCCCGCACGGCACCCACCCCTGCCCCCGGCCCCTGCAGCGCTctcacctgcagggacacctgccatggccaggaccCTGCCACCGCCGCCTCTCCGTTGACAATGCGGTTGTAGCCGCGGATGACGGGTGCGATGGCGGGCACGCCGCAGTCTGCACAGGGGCACAGGCGGCCGTGGGACGGCGGCTccggccgccccggccccgtgtcccctccccaccgCTCCCACCCgccccagccccgagcccaCCCCGCCAAGCCCCACCACCCCACGCACTCTCAGGGAGGGCGGCACGGGCAAAGCCCGCCAGAGCCAGGCAGCTCAAcacccacagcagagccatTGCCACTGGTGAGGACTGACCTGCCCGGCACCCGGTGGCACTTATATGCACCCCTGGGCACCTCCCCGCTGCCGCTGGCCTTGCCACCGTGGCCTTGGGAGATAGCGTGGCAGCTGGTGTGGTGCCACTGGCACATCTGGAATCTTCTCACACAACTCTTTGGCGTCCCAGGCACCTGGACCTCTGGATGAAGCCCTATCTGTGTGGCAGGTTGGAAGGTCTCTGCAGACCCAGCCCTAAGTGAACTCCATGGTCCTTCCAAACTCCACCACTCCATGACAAAATGTGCAGGCAGCCCAGAAAACCCCACTGTATCTTGGGCTACAACTGCAACACCTTGGGCAGCATGTCtagggaggggattctgctccTGTACTCCACTATGCTGAAACCATGcatgcagtgctgtgtccagctctgggaccCCAATTATGAAGGACATGGGTAAGCTGGATTGATTCCAAAGACATTTAGGAGCCAGCATTTAGTCTAGCCAGTGCTGTCCCACAGCCATAGCCAAGGATACTGGCTCCAGGTGCCATGTTCCCAGGCCTTTCCTGGGAGAAGTTCCATCTGCCACGCTATCTCCCAAGGCCACGGTGGCAAGGCCAGCGGCAGCGGGGAGGTGCCCAGGGGTGCATATAAGTGCCACCGGGTGCCGGGCAGGTCAGTCCTCACCAGTGGCAatggctctgctgtgggtgTTGAGCTGCCTGGCTCTGGCGGGCTTTGCCCGTGCCGCCCTCCCTGAGAGTGCGTGGGGTGGTGGGGCTTGGCGGGGtgggctcggggctggggcGGGTGGGAGcggtggggaggggacacggggccggggcggccggAGCCGCCGTCCCACGGCCGCCTGTGCCCCTGTGCAGACTGCGGCGTGCCCGCCATCGCACCCGTCATCCGCGGCTACAACCGCATTGTCAACGGAGAGGCGGCGGTGGCAGggtcctggccatggcaggtgtccctgcaggtgagAGCGCTGCAGGGGCCGGGGGCAGGGGTGGGTGCCGTGCGGGGCCCGGGCACGGAGCACGCCGGCCTCGGTGCTGCCGCTGGTGCCGGGCGCTGAGGGCAGCTCTCCCCGGCAGCGCTACAACGGCTTCCACTTCTGCGGCGGCTCCCTGATCAGCGAGAACTGGGTGGTCACCGCTGCGCACTGCGGCGTCAGGTAGGCACCGGCTGTgctgcgggccgggccggggctgggcacgGGCACGGGGTGCCCTGGGAACCCGCGGTGCCGGTGCGCCGTGCTCAGCgcctgcctgtgcccaggaaAACCGACACCGTGGTGGTGGGCGCCTACGACCAGGACGCACCCGGCCCTGATCAGCAGGAGCTGAAAATCGAGAAGGTACCTGCGGGGCGGGGTCCGTGTGCCTGCGGGATCCCGCGGCCACCACAGGCGGCCTGGGGGCTTATGTCCGGGTCCCCCTTGTcctggggtttgtgctcctgagGAGTCCCCGGGTCCCCTTCTCCGGAGGGTCAGGGTTCCCCGAGGTGTCCATGGTGTCCCACATCCCTGCACGGCAAtcccctggggtgtccctgctcccactcaTCCTTCAGGTCAGGTGTCCTGCATGTCCCCATGTTCCCAGGAACTCACGAGGCATAGGGGTTCAGGCCTCAGGGTCCATTTCATCGCAGCAGGGGACATGACCgggggtgtccctgctcccctgtGTCGCAGGGACTGGGCCCTGCAGCTCAGACACCCTGCCATCACGGGacccacaggagcagcccccggGGTCCCCATTGGTCCCCAAGGTCCCTACTGATCCCTGTGGAGTGCCCAGTGCCCGGCACCCTGGCAGGGGGCGTGGGTGCTGAGAGCAGTGCTGCGTGCTTCAGGTCTTCAAGAACCCCAAGTTCAACATGCTGACCATCCACGACGACATCACCCTGATCAAACTGGCCACTCCTGCTCAGCTGTCGGATCGCGTGTCCCCCGTCTGCCTGCCCAAGGCCACTGATGAATTCCCGGGGGGAATGACCTGTGTCACCACCGGCTGGGGGCTCACTGACCCCAACGGTACCTGCACATTCTTGTTCCCATCTCCATTCCTGTCCCCTGCCTCAtccaaatccccattcccatccttgGCTGAGGTCTTGCCTGTCCCCTTCCTCATCTATATGGTCAGTCCCCATCCTCATAATGCTGACTCATAATGCTCATGGCAATCTCCCATCCAGATCCCCATGCAAATGTGAATCTggatccccatcccattcccatatATCCGTCTCTGTCTCAGTCCCATTCCTCATCCCAGCACCAACCCCCAAGCCTGACCCAATCCTGTTGCCATCTCCTCCATTCTCACGGTGCTGCCCTCCCCGTCCCaaccccctccccattcccactcccgGTGCCGGCGCTGACGTGGCCCTCTCCCCGCAGCCTCTCACACTCCGGCCGTGCTGCAGCAGgtggctctgcccctgctcacCAACACCCAGTGCAAGGAGTTCTGGGGCTTCCGCATCCGCGATGTGATGGTCTGTGCCGGCGCCGATGGAGCCACTTCCTGCATGGTAGGTGCCCCTGGCCCCCACAGCCCACGTTGGCCCTGGACCCCGTCCCGGTGCTCACCCGCTGCCCCGTGCAGGGCGACTCCGGGGGCCCGCTGGTGTGCCAGAAGGACGGCGCCTGGAACCTGGTGGGCATCGtctcctggggcagcagcacctgcgACACCGAGACTCCTGCTGTGTACGCCCGTGTCACCAAGCTCCGCGACTGGATCGACTCCATCCTGGAGGCCAACTGAGGCCCGCAATAAACGATTCCTCCCCGTGAGAACAGTGTGCTTGTCACCATGCTGGGAcgcctgggagcagggcatggGGCAGACTGAGGGTGGGGAGATGCGGTGGGCTGTGGTCAGTTCTCTGGGCCAGAGGACACCTGTCCAGGAGTGTTGAGTGGCATGGGGACACCTGcttgggaatggggacagatggacaggggCACATGGTGACTCCTGTGCCCAAATGGAGAAGCCTGGCTGCACACAGGAACAGAGGGGCAGGGGGCATGCAGACCCCTCATAGGGAAGGGAGGAGCGTGGGAACATGTGGTCTCCTATGGGGTCATGgacccctgcccagctgcagggataCTTGAGCAGGCATGGGGACACCTGTCATGGTGGGGCCATGGTGAATGCAGTGACTCGGcccaggcaggggacagcacaggaacATGAGCACAGGCACCGGTGGGACCCAGGTCCCTCTGGCAGGGACACACTGGCGCGTGGCTGGAGCCACCTTAAGGTGTCAGCGTGGGGGAGGGCCAGACAGGCTGCGGGGGAGGGCAATGTCCCAGTCCCGTGCAGTTCCCATGGTGCCGTTCTTGTCCCGTTGCAACATGGCCCTGCGGAGGGTGCTGgcgctggcagcagccctggggcgccgcagctgctgctccaaggtGGGGCCGGGGCTCCAAAGGCCTCTCGGGCCCTGACGTGGCCGCTCGGCCTCGTGCCCGCGATCAGACCCTGTCCAGGGCATCCCTGACGGGCGCTCGTTGTTCCCCCGCAGCCCTCGCTGCCCCCTGACTTCGTGGAGGCCCTGAGGGCCGTGGTCGGGGCCCCCAATGTCTCCACGGCCACAGCGGTGCGGGAGCAGCACGGCCACGATGAGTCCATGCACCCGTgagtgcccctggggctgggagccctggggaggggaaggatcAGGGGAAGGGTcatggggaagggaagggggaaggcaAGAAGCATTGTAAGGGGAGGGCTATACAGGAGGGGCCTGGTCCGGGAAATGTTTGGGTAGACAAAGGGCcgtggggaagggaagaggcaggcgacagtgccaggctggggaagggccATGGCGAGGGTCAAGTGGTCAAGTCAGCTGGTCAgtggtgctgcctgtgcccaggtgtgcccccccGGACGTGGTGGTGTGGCCGCAGGCAGTGGAGCaggtgcaggagctggcagctctctgtCACCGCAGCCGTGTGCCCATGGTGCCCTTCGGCACCGGGACCGGCCTGGAAGGAGGCGTCAATGCCGTGCAGGTATGGGCTGTCCCGGCACCCCTGAccccaggggctctgggtgcctgGCCATGCCCTCAGCCCCgggtgcccctgtgccagggcggCGTCTGCTTTGACTTGAGCCGCATGGATGCCATCGCAGAGCTGAGCCTCGAGGACTTCTCGGTGGCGGTGGAGCCCGGTGTCACCCACAAGGCCCTCAATAAGCACCTGCGTGGCACCGGGCTCTGGTTCCCTGTAGGTACCGTGAGCGTGAGGGGGTCATGGGGTGGGGAGTGACAGCAGTGTAGGGGCTGGTGATGAGGACACACTTAAGGAGCTGTGGACTGTGGGGTGTCCACAGGTGTGCTGATTCCAGGGCAGTAGCAGAGGGGGTGCCACGGTTCCTGAGGTGCTGGAAAGGATGAATAGCCAGGACCAGGAATGCTTGGGGTCATGGGCTACCATCCTCTCTGCCACACCAAACCCATAGGTCGCATTGTGACCATGGCCCGTGGCAAGGTGCTGTGATGGACACTCATCTGATACTGGTTCTAGGGCCATGTGgccccagtgccctgcactACCACCCCTCATTTCCCCCCAACCCTCTTATAGGCCCACCCCTTGTGCACCATTAACTCTCTGTGCACCAGCAGTCTCCAAAGGCTAGGAGTTTTTTTAGGAGGACAGgatctccccagccctgccacagggcCTCTCACTCACcccagcaggcacacacagataCCCAGGAAATAAGGGGTGTTTCTAGGCAAATCTTTATACTGCTGAGGGACTTGGGGCCAAGTTTTGGAGGGGGCTGCCACGTGGTAGCTCCGGGAACCAGCGGAAGCTTCCCCTGTGTTCAAAAGGCACCAATTTCAGTTCGCGTTTCGGTCACAGCTGGTACTGTAGCACAACCCGAGACGTGAGAACGCACACGTTagccccttcctgccccagcagctccccaccaCCCCTAACCCCCCTGGGGACCCCTATCCCCAGCCTCCAGCACACAAGGGGACAGTACAACCCATCTCTGTCGCTGTCCCACCATCACA contains:
- the LOC135452765 gene encoding chymotrypsinogen 2-like; protein product: MALLWVLSCLALAGFARAALPENCGVPAIAPVIRGYNRIVNGEAAVAGSWPWQVSLQRYNGFHFCGGSLISENWVVTAAHCGVRKTDTVVVGAYDQDAPGPDQQELKIEKVFKNPKFNMLTIHDDITLIKLATPAQLSDRVSPVCLPKATDEFPGGMTCVTTGWGLTDPNASHTPAVLQQVALPLLSNTQCKEFWGFRIRDVMVCAGADGATSCMGDSGGPLVCQKDGAWNLVGIVSWGSSTCDTKTPGVYARVTKLRDWIDSILEAN
- the LOC135452677 gene encoding chymotrypsinogen 2-like, whose product is MALLWVLSCLALAGFARAALPENCGVPAIAPVIRGYNRIVNGEAAVAGSWPWQVSLQRYNGFHFCGGSLISENWVVTAAHCGVRKTDTVVVGAYDQDAPGPDQQELKIEKVFKNPKFNMLTIHDDITLIKLATPAQLSDRVSPVCLPKATDEFPGGMTCVTTGWGLTDPNASHTPAVLQQVALPLLTNTQCKEFWGFRIRDVMVCAGADGATSCMGDSGGPLVCQKDGAWNLVGIVSWGSSTCDTETPAVYARVTKLRDWIDSILEAN